The Leptospira brenneri DNA segment ACATTAGCCAAACTAATTGATTGGGAAGACATTTCATTTTTTACTTTTCCAACTCCTATTTGTATTCTATTCGATTGTCCAACAATTTTACTAAGGGAACTTACCGTTTCATTTACATGACTAACTCCGTTGTTAACAGCGAGGTTACTTTTTTCAATTAAGGATTTTATGTTTTTAACTGAAATTTGTGTTTTATCGGCGAGTTTTGATATCTCTTCAGCTACAACAGCAAAACCTCTACCGGCATCCCCTGCACGAGCAGCTTCAATGCTGGCATTTAATGCAAGTAAATTAGTTTGTTCTGAAATATCTGTGATTAAATCAACAATACCTGTGATTTCACTAGTGACAGATCGAATTTCTACCATAGACGAGTCTGTACTACGTATGGATTGATTCCCTGCATCAGCAAGATTCGTTGATGCTATTGATTCTTCTGAAAGTTGTGAAAGTTCTTTTTCTATACTGCTAATTGTATCTTCAATGTTTTTGATTTCTTCTGCAATTTTAAAGATGTTTTTGGTTTCATCAGAAATGGAGGTAAACATAATTTCAAAGGAAGAAGAAAGTTCTTCTAATGAAGCAGCCGACTCTTCGGATGTAGATGCCAATCCAGATGCATTATCTGAAACTAAGAGAGCATCTTCTTTTAATTGGTTTGAGACTTTTTCTACTTCCTTTACTGAATGTTTTAGTTGGTTCATAATTTGGTTTAATTTTTTTAAAAATTCATTAATTGATGTTGTAATTTCTCCAATTTCGTTTTTTCCAAATTCAGGTAACTGTTTTGTTAGATCAGCATCTCCGCTCGACAATTCGTTAATCTTTGATAAAACTGTTTTGAGAGGATTATTGATACTTCTAAAAATAGTAAGTATCAATAATATTGATAAACTTAATGTTACGATGACAATCATTACATTTGTGGTTCTTTGCAATTTCTGTTCGGAAAGCCTTTCTTGAATTAAATTTTCAAGGATAAGAATAGAGAAACCTTGTATTTCTGCACCGATGGCAGTTCCTTTGTGGACCGTGATGAATAAAGATTCTGCGGATACTGGTTTTACATTTTCTTTTAAAAAAATATTAT contains these protein-coding regions:
- a CDS encoding methyl-accepting chemotaxis protein, with translation MSRFYSNLSIRLRLFLLPLPIFVFLLILLALFVRMQNENIEFTSKELRGIQIIKPVYATFQEGLKRLKIGQEKADTLKPLIENASEEILLSGILTEDNNEIKIWKSYLKQESFDQLTSRNFLADTQELAIKIGDHSHLILDPELESYYQMEIILFQIPELWKNVALLKEVIRDEYLGFNQNQKSFSNTSFTKAVISISAIETVCANITKSNKKSLESAPKHAEKIEQTISKTSATCRTYVDELNNIFLKENVKPVSAESLFITVHKGTAIGAEIQGFSILILENLIQERLSEQKLQRTTNVMIVIVTLSLSILLILTIFRSINNPLKTVLSKINELSSGDADLTKQLPEFGKNEIGEITTSINEFLKKLNQIMNQLKHSVKEVEKVSNQLKEDALLVSDNASGLASTSEESAASLEELSSSFEIMFTSISDETKNIFKIAEEIKNIEDTISSIEKELSQLSEESIASTNLADAGNQSIRSTDSSMVEIRSVTSEITGIVDLITDISEQTNLLALNASIEAARAGDAGRGFAVVAEEISKLADKTQISVKNIKSLIEKSNLAVNNGVSHVNETVSSLSKIVGQSNRIQIGVGKVKNEMSSQSISLANVSHEVKELKTLAESIESSCQEQKRTSEDMVVSVNTLSGNAQELAQSSEDLNRVSVTISEVAISISNIADSFRTN